TCGATTGATATGTTCGGAGATTTTGACTTACATCCTTATGCGCCTGACAGCCCCGCATTTGTCGGCATCATTAAGAAGTAAATCCACATGAACAGTCATTACGTATACAACCCCCTTTTCAGGACAAGGTGTTTTGAAAGGGGGTTGTCATTTATATTGCCATTTGATGAGCGTTTCATTCCACAAAAGGTGATAAATCACTGACATTCCTGCGTAATCTGACATAGCGGTTCCAGTATACCTTTATTAACAAAGAATTATGACTATAATTGCAAAAAAAATATCAAATTAAGTAAAAAAACGTTGACTTCTTTTTGGAAATAATGGTAGTATGAGTTTATAAAGATTTGTCGAATTTTGACGACATCCTTATATCATTAATCGTCAAAGACGAGAGGAGAAATGTATATGAAATCCACAGGTATTGTAAGAAAAGTTGATGAACTCGGACGCGTTGTTATTCCAATTGAATTGAGAAGAACATTAGATATCGCAGTTAAAGATGCCCTTGAAATTTATGTCGACAATGACAGAATCATTTTGAAGAAGTACAAACCAAACATGACATGTCAAGTGACAGGGGAAGTGTCTGATGACAATCTGTCCATTGCAGGAGGAAAAATTATTTTAAGTCCAATGGGCGCAAAAGAAATTATGAATGAGCTTGAAGATTATCTTGCTAAAAATCAATAATGACGCAAAACCGGACAGCAGTCATCCATGCTGTCCGGTTTTTTTGAATCAAAATACGATTTAAACGTATATGCTCATCTTCTTATTCAACTATTCAATGAGTTCCACATCATATCCTTTATCCTCGAGAAGATAAGGGATACTGTTTTCTCCTGCAAGATGAAGCGCACCAACAACGACAAAATAATGATCGCCCGAGTCACTGTTCAAATAAGATTCAATGACCTCGGTCATTTGTTGATCACGCTCATTCATCATCTGAGAGCCGTATTCGGAATCATATGCCCGTAGCTGTTCAAAGATCTCCCTGTTTCCAGATCGCCAGAGGTTCATCATCTGAGTCAGTTCTTCTTCATAAATATCCATTGTATCAAGAGCTCCCTGCAACCCATCAATTTGCTCATCCATGGGCGCTCCTGCAATAGCACTGATTTGATCTTCAGCGCTCTCGAGTTCCATAATTGGCAGATCATCTGATTCCGCTAAATTGATAAAATACTGATCGATGCCCCCTTCACTGGTGTAATCTGACTGCATCTGCGCATAGTCGTTCAAGAGCATCGTCAAAAACCACGGTTCGAATTGAGTAATCATCGGTTCCGGGATCATAAGCTGGCTCAAGTATTGAGTCACATCTTCAATCATATCATCAGTGATAAAATCAGAGAGGGTTTCATCTTCAGATAGCATCCCGGTATTCATCATCTGCTGTGAAAGAGCCATTTCATCGATTTGGTTGATATCCAGTTCCACGGACAGGGAATCCGCATTGTAAAAAGCATCCATCACTTCCTCCCTTATAGGGTACAGATGGTCATCACCTACATGAATCGAACCGAACAGATATACTTGTTGCTCATTATGAGTCACTTCATAAAAAAGTCCTTTTGAATCGCCGTCACGATCTGAAATGGACAATCGCGTCCGAAAATCCAATTCCACTTCCCTGTCTTCAAGTACTTCAAGAACACGCTCAGTTTCTTCGTTCCGTTCTGTATCATCCGTGAAATACAAATCTCCAAGACTGACGACTTGCAGATTATCTAGAGATAACAGGGGCTCATATGAATCAATTTGACTGCTGTCGATATGGAGCTCATCCAGAGCATGAAGTTGTGCAATGCCCTCCAATGAGTTGATTTGAAGGTCCGTTTCGAGCTCTGTCACATCCCCGGCAAGTTCCGAATCAATAGGCAAGTCAGTATCAAGCGCATCGGCTACAGCCTGTTCAAGCTCACTGTCTTCAAAATGGAGTTCGCTTTCTTCATCGGCCTGGCAGGCTGAAACAAAAAGTAATCCTGTAAAAGCTGCAGCAAATATCAGCCTGTTCATCATTCTGTCCCCTCCTCCGGGCTTCGTCTGAAAAGCAATCGTTGAAAGACTACGATAAGACCAAAAAAGATCAGGTAAAACACGAAGAATTCAACCAATGCAATCATAAGATCAAAGGATCTTTCTGTATATGCACTGAATCCGACAAAAAGAATCGAAGCAGCAAATGCTATAATGGAGTTACGAAAGAGAAACCCTTTCCTGTCGCGCAGATCGCCTTTTGCACTGCCAAGCCAAACGGTTCTGATGATCACATATACACTTGCTATGACAAATAAAATCAAACTGTCAGCGTGCTGTTCGACCGGTTCACTCATGAGAAGTACGCGATAACCAATGATCAGCATCAATCCAAAATAAAGCAAGTAAAACAATTCAGACGTGATTTTTCGATTTTGGTCTTTAACTGTCATCCTGATCATCCCCCTTTCTTGCAGATACAATCCTCAATTCATCTCGAAGCCGATTCATAACCTCAGCATTTTCAATCAGACCGGCAGCTTCTTTTTCCTTCAATACGGCTTGTCTCCCAGCTTCAGAAATGTCTTGATCGATGGTTTCTAGAGCTGATTTCAATTGTTCACCGGCATGGCGATGCCAATCTTTCATATATTTCATGACATCTTCTTCAAAAGAAGAAATAATTCCTTCTTTTACGTGTTTGATTTCCTGATCAACAAACAAGGATCGTTTCGTCTTTATTTTTGAAGTGAAGAAATCAATATCTACAGAGTGTGCAAAAGAAAATTCAATCTGTTCAACTATATTCTTTTCGTCAGATATCTTCGGATATACAGAAGGTAAATACTGTTGAAGTCCTTGAATCTGAGTAAGTTGCCAATTCCGAATCAATTGCTGAATGTGGTTGTCCAAATTGGCGAGCAACGCCTGTCCTCCTCTGTTCATGTATTGTTCAACAGCTGACAGCCACTTACGAATGGCATGATCAGACTGGATGCGCAATTCTTTTCTCTGATCAGCGGTCAGAACGGATACATTGAGGAAATCAGTAAAATAATCCGTCATCACGTAAGTCACTCGTTTTCGAAAGTAAAGAATCCGCTCATCCAATTCCTGAAATGCTTTTGTATAAACCTCTTGGAAAGTCTGCCGGTTCAGCCATTCGAGCGCTTGACGGCACGTATCATCGAGTTGGGATAAATAGGCTTGTCTCTCTTCGTCACTCGATTCATAAAGTGCAAGCCATTCTTCTCCTTTCTCCTGATAACGTTCAAAAAAGAACACGGTCTGATCAAAGCTCAGTCGTTTCAGCTGATTCATCATCCGTTTTCTGAAATAGGACTCAAATTCCGCAAATCCATGATGATCTTCGGTTTTA
This genomic window from [Bacillus] selenitireducens MLS10 contains:
- a CDS encoding TraB/GumN family protein, which codes for MMNRLIFAAAFTGLLFVSACQADEESELHFEDSELEQAVADALDTDLPIDSELAGDVTELETDLQINSLEGIAQLHALDELHIDSSQIDSYEPLLSLDNLQVVSLGDLYFTDDTERNEETERVLEVLEDREVELDFRTRLSISDRDGDSKGLFYEVTHNEQQVYLFGSIHVGDDHLYPIREEVMDAFYNADSLSVELDINQIDEMALSQQMMNTGMLSEDETLSDFITDDMIEDVTQYLSQLMIPEPMITQFEPWFLTMLLNDYAQMQSDYTSEGGIDQYFINLAESDDLPIMELESAEDQISAIAGAPMDEQIDGLQGALDTMDIYEEELTQMMNLWRSGNREIFEQLRAYDSEYGSQMMNERDQQMTEVIESYLNSDSGDHYFVVVGALHLAGENSIPYLLEDKGYDVELIE
- a CDS encoding AbrB/MazE/SpoVT family DNA-binding domain-containing protein; translated protein: MKSTGIVRKVDELGRVVIPIELRRTLDIAVKDALEIYVDNDRIILKKYKPNMTCQVTGEVSDDNLSIAGGKIILSPMGAKEIMNELEDYLAKNQ
- a CDS encoding DUF6773 family protein, coding for MTVKDQNRKITSELFYLLYFGLMLIIGYRVLLMSEPVEQHADSLILFVIASVYVIIRTVWLGSAKGDLRDRKGFLFRNSIIAFAASILFVGFSAYTERSFDLMIALVEFFVFYLIFFGLIVVFQRLLFRRSPEEGTE